The proteins below are encoded in one region of Pseudomonas ekonensis:
- a CDS encoding AAA domain-containing protein: MATAGGSIQLKVSKSTLSMFLRTKCDKELFLSLHDKKAMAAAGLPEPIKRPGIGILAVHGKDFEVARNDQLVRLFGGIVQYSKNANQYGTVDLQSVLTAVTSAPQLILQGHFSIGAQQSTVLSTIGVDAADISQIPPITDFVPDIFYIRDAQAGDQEVLPNGTRGPINELVEPRKAICVFDVKHTSESNPSYCSEIAMYAVMLANWLQARPQLACRFFVSLDARLWTRHNQVDSNLDKAETQAGTTQQALLDALIADSEDAQLRFYLPTIRSFFNDVARVVRMGKTPGQGWQALDWHISGSCSACDWLGDRRHMGQAHRNVVDVNPGHYCMPLAESTGHLCLVPGITRGAKKVLHQNTVADTAALAGALGHPALQLHTLLKKEAKAFPARSAAINSGNVSRDTTGAIASLVRAANILLYASINFDSSSGFLTGLALSGVATTFTAGQSPRRLRPVPFIVDDKSLLAEWVALEGFLTQIATWIETAEQMKGGTSITGQIHFWEQRQFQELCNAMGRHLPRVLALSARRAKALAWVFAGDEMLERADAVEAATIVTVEDIVRRLVFAPSRHVITLFDTVERYRRSQYSPAITDSYYREYLNNGIPRERIYELWAHTPQVKRGATSIPRNTLIAQYSDALERQSSALESVCEKLREDYRGQFRAREARIPVSVPRGASSVAFDAKLWLWWDDLDFNTSQLDAHIGLSMDGERREAVYEAIVLHTGTHLSGDLYQFNVAPSSSEAKFKEDSRLTIGKIGTPGMPLQRVGSIVGSSAPPFHGTPEVLQMPLWSAVEARLVAFDRVRLTAQVEIICRRDANLVPYLMQHSCFSLLNDIFLVEAKKPKMFNWAEFSQPILQAIGNPRIATPDPNAVRAIGVAPPARRTYDAESPAARVLWVPGVLQQQVVLTGATAGALANAVQTSHSLNNSQRDAIVHALERQLTVIWGPPGTGKTNTLAAMLHAMTVQAVTSSTPLRVLVTGPTYKAVEEVMHRAAKFLSQDPIARCAMFVGYSKGRALGSASQGIASHITYDSMVFEVGNAEWQDCTQLLASSSGVTIVGCQVMQSRQFAKALGASALHPVFDVVVVDESSQVPVPKALAAFSGLRDDARVIIAGDHLQMPPISSIEAPKDAAYLVGSIQTYLLDRPFAVRVQKCVLDTNYRSADHIVDFARTIGYPQSLTAAYGNCRLHMIQPPALRPDYWPSFPWAQVFDRVLHPDTRVATVLHDDDISSQGNRYEAQIVANLVRGLRHSVSGALDNWGLHPKSHFTPSALEFWSECVGIVTPHRAQRALVVQALTEIWPTEADHISDAVDTVERFQGGERHTIIVTFGVADVDVISGEETFLMQLERTNVAISRAMAKCIVVMPRALAAHVPEDKRALETAFAIKDFVEDFCNQRVDDMLQSPLGNRGVQIRYRS, from the coding sequence ATGGCTACTGCAGGAGGCTCCATCCAGTTAAAGGTATCGAAGAGTACCTTGTCGATGTTCCTTCGAACCAAATGCGACAAGGAGTTGTTCCTATCGTTGCACGACAAGAAGGCAATGGCGGCTGCAGGCCTTCCTGAGCCCATCAAACGCCCTGGCATTGGCATCCTGGCTGTGCATGGAAAAGACTTCGAAGTTGCCAGAAACGATCAGCTCGTACGCCTTTTCGGCGGCATAGTGCAGTACTCAAAAAACGCCAACCAGTACGGGACCGTCGACCTACAGTCGGTACTGACGGCAGTGACGTCTGCACCCCAGCTCATCTTGCAAGGACACTTTTCTATTGGAGCACAGCAGTCAACCGTGCTTTCAACGATAGGGGTGGATGCGGCAGACATTTCGCAGATTCCCCCCATAACCGACTTCGTACCCGATATCTTTTACATTAGGGACGCACAAGCGGGGGACCAAGAAGTTCTACCAAACGGGACCCGCGGCCCAATAAATGAGCTGGTTGAGCCTAGGAAAGCTATTTGCGTTTTCGACGTCAAGCACACCTCCGAGTCAAACCCGAGCTACTGCTCGGAGATTGCGATGTATGCAGTGATGCTAGCAAATTGGCTACAAGCCCGGCCGCAGCTCGCCTGCCGCTTTTTTGTAAGTCTCGACGCGAGACTGTGGACACGGCACAACCAAGTTGACAGTAATCTCGACAAAGCTGAGACACAGGCTGGTACTACCCAGCAGGCGTTACTCGATGCGTTGATAGCGGACTCGGAAGATGCTCAGCTTCGATTCTACCTGCCGACTATCCGTAGTTTCTTCAACGATGTAGCTCGGGTTGTGCGCATGGGCAAAACACCTGGGCAGGGCTGGCAGGCGCTAGACTGGCACATTTCGGGCAGTTGCAGCGCATGTGACTGGCTGGGTGACAGGCGCCACATGGGCCAGGCCCATCGAAATGTCGTAGACGTAAACCCTGGGCACTACTGCATGCCTCTAGCAGAGTCTACAGGTCACCTTTGCTTAGTTCCCGGTATCACGCGAGGAGCCAAAAAGGTCCTCCATCAGAATACCGTGGCTGACACTGCAGCGCTTGCCGGTGCACTGGGCCATCCTGCTTTGCAGTTACACACTCTCTTGAAAAAAGAGGCTAAGGCTTTTCCCGCACGGTCGGCAGCCATCAACTCCGGCAATGTTTCCAGAGACACCACAGGTGCTATTGCTTCGTTGGTCCGTGCCGCAAACATCTTGCTCTACGCGAGCATCAACTTTGACTCCAGCTCCGGATTCTTAACAGGTCTTGCGCTCAGCGGTGTTGCAACCACCTTCACAGCTGGCCAGTCACCACGCCGCTTGCGACCGGTCCCCTTCATTGTTGACGATAAGTCATTATTAGCGGAATGGGTCGCACTGGAAGGATTCCTTACCCAAATTGCCACGTGGATCGAAACTGCCGAGCAAATGAAGGGGGGGACGTCTATTACAGGACAAATCCACTTCTGGGAACAGCGGCAGTTCCAAGAGCTTTGCAACGCAATGGGAAGGCATTTACCTAGAGTCCTAGCGCTGTCTGCCCGACGGGCAAAGGCGCTTGCATGGGTTTTCGCTGGCGATGAAATGCTTGAGCGTGCCGACGCGGTTGAAGCGGCAACCATTGTAACTGTCGAGGACATTGTTAGACGGCTGGTTTTCGCGCCAAGCCGACATGTCATCACATTGTTCGATACTGTCGAGCGCTACCGACGCAGCCAATACTCGCCTGCAATCACGGATTCCTACTACCGTGAATATCTGAACAACGGTATCCCACGTGAGCGAATATACGAGCTATGGGCGCATACCCCGCAGGTGAAGCGTGGTGCTACTAGCATTCCTCGAAATACTCTCATCGCCCAGTACTCAGACGCCTTGGAGCGGCAGTCATCAGCTCTAGAAAGCGTATGCGAGAAGCTACGTGAGGACTACCGCGGCCAGTTTCGGGCTAGGGAGGCGCGTATTCCTGTCTCGGTCCCTCGCGGGGCCTCGAGTGTAGCCTTCGACGCCAAGCTTTGGCTGTGGTGGGACGATCTGGATTTCAACACTTCGCAACTCGACGCTCATATCGGGCTTTCGATGGATGGCGAGAGGCGGGAGGCGGTATATGAAGCCATCGTTCTGCATACTGGTACACACCTCAGCGGTGATCTCTACCAGTTCAACGTCGCCCCAAGCTCGTCTGAGGCAAAGTTTAAAGAGGACTCTAGGCTGACTATTGGCAAGATAGGCACGCCGGGGATGCCACTGCAACGGGTGGGCAGCATTGTTGGTTCTAGCGCACCTCCGTTTCATGGTACGCCCGAGGTGCTACAAATGCCCCTTTGGTCTGCAGTAGAGGCTCGCCTGGTTGCATTCGACCGTGTGCGTCTTACCGCGCAAGTTGAAATTATTTGCCGCAGGGACGCCAACCTCGTGCCGTACCTAATGCAGCACAGTTGCTTCTCGCTTTTGAACGACATATTCCTCGTCGAAGCCAAGAAGCCAAAAATGTTTAACTGGGCGGAATTTAGCCAACCAATTCTTCAGGCCATTGGTAACCCTCGTATCGCGACACCGGATCCCAACGCAGTGCGCGCGATCGGCGTAGCGCCCCCTGCCCGTCGCACATACGATGCGGAATCTCCTGCAGCGAGGGTTCTCTGGGTTCCTGGAGTCCTTCAGCAGCAGGTTGTTTTGACGGGAGCCACTGCTGGTGCGCTCGCCAACGCCGTTCAAACCTCTCACTCTCTTAACAATTCACAACGCGACGCAATCGTGCATGCCTTGGAAAGGCAGCTAACCGTTATCTGGGGACCACCTGGCACCGGTAAGACAAACACTCTTGCTGCGATGCTCCACGCCATGACGGTGCAGGCAGTTACATCTAGTACGCCGTTGCGAGTTCTAGTAACAGGGCCAACTTACAAGGCGGTGGAAGAGGTGATGCACCGTGCTGCTAAGTTCTTGTCCCAAGACCCGATCGCAAGATGCGCAATGTTCGTCGGCTACTCTAAAGGGCGGGCACTGGGATCTGCGTCCCAAGGTATTGCTTCACACATTACCTATGACAGCATGGTGTTTGAGGTAGGCAACGCTGAGTGGCAGGATTGCACTCAGCTTCTCGCGAGTAGTTCAGGGGTGACGATCGTCGGCTGCCAGGTTATGCAGAGCCGTCAGTTCGCAAAAGCACTTGGCGCAAGCGCGCTTCATCCAGTGTTTGATGTAGTAGTTGTTGATGAAAGTTCCCAAGTCCCAGTGCCTAAGGCGCTTGCTGCATTCAGCGGGCTGCGGGACGATGCTCGGGTGATAATAGCTGGGGACCATCTGCAAATGCCTCCAATCTCTTCAATCGAGGCACCGAAAGATGCTGCTTACTTGGTTGGGAGCATTCAGACGTATTTGCTGGACCGTCCCTTTGCGGTTCGCGTGCAAAAATGCGTGCTGGATACCAACTATCGTTCTGCCGACCACATCGTAGATTTCGCGCGTACCATCGGCTATCCGCAGAGTCTTACAGCCGCTTACGGCAACTGCCGCCTGCACATGATACAACCACCCGCATTACGCCCAGACTACTGGCCTAGCTTTCCATGGGCACAGGTATTCGACCGCGTACTGCACCCTGATACAAGGGTCGCCACCGTGCTGCACGATGATGATATCTCATCGCAAGGAAATAGGTACGAGGCGCAAATTGTAGCTAACTTGGTTCGTGGCCTGAGACACTCAGTGAGTGGTGCGCTCGACAATTGGGGCCTCCATCCCAAATCCCACTTCACACCGAGCGCTCTAGAGTTTTGGTCTGAGTGCGTGGGCATCGTGACCCCCCACCGCGCGCAGCGGGCTTTGGTGGTACAGGCATTGACTGAAATATGGCCCACTGAGGCGGACCATATTTCGGATGCGGTCGACACCGTTGAACGGTTCCAAGGGGGAGAGCGCCATACCATCATAGTGACCTTCGGCGTCGCAGATGTTGACGTCATTAGCGGAGAAGAAACGTTCTTAATGCAGCTGGAGCGTACCAATGTCGCAATCTCCCGTGCGATGGCAAAGTGTATCGTTGTCATGCCACGAGCACTTGCTGCTCATGTGCCAGAGGACAAGCGAGCGCTTGAAACGGCCTTCGCCATCAAGGACTTTGTGGAGGACTTCTGCAATCAGCGTGTAGACGACATGTTGCAATCTCCCTTGGGCAACCGCGGAGTCCAGATCCGATACAGATCCTGA
- a CDS encoding nucleotide pyrophosphohydrolase, whose protein sequence is MSDSDSSSAPLVDITKLAASLQRFADDRDWQQFHSPKNLILALTGEVGELCEIFQWMSDADSLSAAKSPEMGQAVKDELADVLMYLVRLSSVLGVDLNEAVTRKLASNGQKYPVDKAKSSSKKYDRL, encoded by the coding sequence GTGAGTGACTCAGACAGCTCATCCGCGCCACTGGTTGACATAACGAAGCTTGCCGCATCCCTTCAGCGTTTCGCAGATGATCGCGACTGGCAACAGTTCCACTCCCCGAAAAATCTGATCCTGGCTCTCACTGGCGAGGTAGGAGAGCTGTGCGAGATTTTCCAATGGATGAGCGATGCCGATTCGCTCTCCGCCGCAAAAAGCCCGGAAATGGGCCAAGCAGTCAAGGACGAATTGGCGGACGTACTAATGTACCTGGTTCGCCTGAGCAGCGTACTCGGCGTTGATCTCAACGAAGCGGTGACACGGAAACTCGCCTCGAACGGCCAGAAATATCCCGTGGATAAAGCCAAAAGCAGCAGCAAAAAGTATGACCGACTCTGA
- a CDS encoding DNA/RNA helicase domain-containing protein, whose translation MIVYAATKQQFLKDNDNDDIEDVILRHFKVATGKTVGRSEIRSWQGSLTYMAKVLRDEDLPSDAGLAIELHIPQSSKRIDFLLTGRDENQAKKAVLIELKQWSKANATTKDAIVKTALGGGLVETIHPSYQVWSYAALLEGFNEAVYDKSIEIRPCAYLHNYASDGIIDSAHYEPHISKAPLFLKGPDELTKLRSFLKKHIAHGDNKEVLYELSDGKIRPSKALAEALEGLMTGKPEFVLIDDQKAIFESALAASSEASNQAPKVLIIEGGPGTGKTVLAINLLVRLTELRLLSKYVSKNAAPRKVYESKLVGTIKRSHFSNFFSGSGAFINTEPNTFDALIVDEAHRLNEKSGLYGNLGENQIKELIESAKCSIFFIDEDQRVTLSDIGSKQAIRAFAKAKGAVVEEYVLSSQFRCSGSDGYMAWLDDVLGIRSTANPTLDTSEYEFKVFDSPQALHDAIDEKNHGNKARVVAGYCWPWLSKKAPNATDIVIGDYKRQWNLDQDGSLWIIAENSIEQVGCIHTCQGLEVDYIGVIIGSDLVVRDGNVVTSPDERDKHDKSIRGWKKMMKEQPALAKKETDLIIKNTYRTLMTRGMKGCYLYCIDKETAQYFESRLSHYSSH comes from the coding sequence GTGATCGTTTACGCTGCGACCAAACAGCAATTTCTAAAAGACAACGATAACGATGACATCGAGGACGTGATCCTCAGGCATTTCAAGGTAGCCACCGGCAAGACCGTTGGCAGGTCAGAAATCAGGTCATGGCAAGGATCTCTAACGTACATGGCCAAGGTCCTTAGGGATGAAGACCTGCCGAGCGACGCGGGCCTGGCCATTGAGCTGCACATTCCGCAGTCGTCGAAGCGAATCGATTTTCTGCTAACCGGTCGCGACGAAAATCAGGCAAAAAAAGCCGTCTTGATCGAATTGAAGCAATGGAGCAAGGCCAACGCCACTACCAAGGATGCCATCGTCAAAACGGCATTGGGTGGCGGCCTCGTTGAGACCATTCACCCGTCCTATCAGGTATGGTCATACGCCGCGCTGCTGGAGGGCTTCAACGAGGCTGTGTATGACAAAAGCATTGAGATCCGTCCGTGTGCCTACCTTCATAACTACGCCAGCGACGGCATCATCGACTCAGCTCACTACGAGCCCCACATCAGCAAAGCCCCACTGTTCCTGAAAGGGCCGGACGAGCTCACTAAACTCAGAAGCTTCCTGAAAAAGCATATTGCTCACGGCGACAACAAAGAGGTTCTCTACGAACTGTCCGATGGGAAAATCCGTCCGTCCAAAGCGCTAGCCGAAGCCCTCGAAGGGCTGATGACAGGCAAGCCAGAGTTCGTGTTGATTGACGATCAAAAAGCAATTTTTGAATCGGCGCTTGCGGCATCAAGCGAAGCCTCGAACCAGGCACCAAAGGTGCTGATCATTGAGGGGGGCCCGGGCACCGGGAAAACTGTTCTGGCTATCAATTTGCTGGTGAGGCTCACAGAATTGAGGCTGTTAAGCAAATATGTCTCGAAGAATGCCGCCCCACGCAAGGTTTACGAAAGCAAACTGGTTGGCACCATCAAACGCAGCCATTTCTCGAATTTCTTTTCAGGCTCTGGGGCGTTCATCAACACTGAGCCCAACACATTCGATGCGCTTATCGTGGACGAAGCTCACCGGCTGAATGAGAAAAGCGGGCTTTATGGGAACCTTGGCGAAAACCAGATCAAGGAGCTGATTGAATCAGCGAAATGCTCAATTTTCTTCATCGATGAAGACCAACGTGTGACTCTGAGCGACATAGGCAGCAAGCAGGCGATACGCGCCTTTGCCAAAGCCAAGGGGGCGGTGGTCGAGGAATATGTGCTGTCTTCACAGTTTCGTTGCAGTGGTTCTGATGGTTACATGGCATGGCTGGATGACGTCCTTGGCATTCGTTCGACAGCAAATCCGACGCTCGACACCTCGGAGTACGAGTTCAAGGTGTTCGACTCGCCTCAGGCGCTGCATGACGCCATCGACGAGAAAAACCATGGAAACAAGGCTCGCGTAGTCGCGGGCTACTGCTGGCCTTGGTTGAGCAAGAAAGCCCCCAACGCTACCGATATCGTCATCGGTGACTACAAGCGACAATGGAACCTGGATCAGGATGGCAGCCTGTGGATCATCGCTGAGAACTCCATCGAGCAAGTTGGCTGCATTCATACCTGCCAAGGTCTGGAAGTCGACTATATCGGAGTCATCATCGGGTCAGACCTGGTCGTACGTGATGGCAACGTTGTGACATCCCCGGATGAGCGCGACAAACATGATAAATCGATTCGCGGCTGGAAAAAAATGATGAAGGAGCAACCTGCTCTGGCGAAAAAAGAAACTGACCTGATCATCAAAAATACCTACCGAACCCTCATGACTCGCGGGATGAAAGGTTGCTACCTGTACTGCATCGACAAAGAGACTGCGCAATACTTCGAGAGTCGACTTAGCCATTACAGCAGTCACTGA
- a CDS encoding cysteine hydrolase family protein: MHQTLLIIDIQPSFNPPPWLISGIQPFIGLLPTVATVERHNESHTPFQRQLGWHPAPDDDSLIAADRIFIKHGYAPSPETLDYLKSQNPDRVLVCGLQTETCCLAAGFALFDAGLQPTLITDLTVGSSLDRSGGLGIRLWEHHFRHTLTSSELLASLGTS, encoded by the coding sequence ATGCACCAAACCCTCCTAATCATCGACATCCAACCCTCCTTCAACCCACCCCCATGGCTCATCTCAGGCATCCAGCCCTTCATCGGCCTCCTCCCCACCGTAGCCACCGTCGAACGCCACAACGAATCCCACACCCCCTTCCAGCGCCAACTCGGCTGGCACCCCGCCCCGGACGACGACAGCCTGATCGCCGCCGACCGGATCTTCATCAAACACGGCTACGCCCCCTCGCCCGAAACCCTCGATTACCTGAAAAGCCAAAACCCGGACCGCGTTCTGGTCTGCGGCCTGCAAACCGAGACCTGTTGTCTGGCCGCCGGGTTTGCGTTGTTCGACGCCGGATTGCAGCCAACACTGATCACCGACCTGACCGTGGGCTCATCGCTGGATCGCTCCGGTGGGCTGGGCATTCGGCTGTGGGAGCATCACTTCAGGCACACGCTGACGTCGAGCGAACTACTTGCCTCGCTGGGCACGTCCTAG
- a CDS encoding DUF6124 family protein — translation MKKDSQTPPSPAPDSEPHESRPQPGERVRKRRQAPPFKELFSVRTDVDTLTLLTHATQTLAALTTVTANFADGFEGAQRSRILAIQQLATMTEMLVCRALETVDPLQAVAPPPVPVVH, via the coding sequence ATGAAGAAAGACAGCCAGACCCCGCCATCCCCAGCACCCGACTCGGAACCCCACGAGTCCCGTCCGCAACCCGGCGAACGTGTTCGCAAACGCCGACAGGCGCCGCCGTTCAAGGAGCTGTTCAGCGTCCGCACCGATGTGGACACGCTGACCCTGCTCACGCACGCCACCCAAACCCTGGCCGCGCTCACCACCGTGACGGCGAATTTCGCCGACGGGTTCGAGGGTGCGCAGCGCAGTCGGATCCTGGCGATCCAGCAGTTGGCGACCATGACCGAGATGCTGGTGTGTCGGGCGCTGGAAACTGTCGATCCGCTGCAGGCCGTCGCGCCACCGCCGGTGCCCGTCGTCCACTGA
- a CDS encoding GNAT family N-acetyltransferase, whose amino-acid sequence MEFAFIAGQQSLRLLPPDPALCTALAHALNASHVAHAEFLPWARPHTSEAQALEFLQQSQDAFSSETGERRWFIVTDDGQAVLGCIGLKPRRRNRYVVGYWANTEHSGKGYMRAALSRLLGGFPDAAFYLSASSANARSQRLAESVGFELIRVHPAARNSAQHGVQDTLAYRLNTKRQAKKSPRESAGEP is encoded by the coding sequence ATGGAGTTTGCGTTCATTGCCGGCCAGCAATCACTGCGCCTGCTGCCCCCCGACCCGGCGCTGTGCACCGCGCTTGCCCACGCGCTCAACGCCAGCCACGTTGCCCACGCCGAATTCCTGCCCTGGGCCCGCCCCCACACCAGCGAGGCGCAGGCGCTTGAATTCCTGCAGCAGTCCCAAGACGCATTCAGCAGCGAAACCGGCGAGCGCCGCTGGTTCATCGTCACCGACGACGGCCAGGCCGTCCTGGGCTGCATCGGCCTCAAGCCTCGGCGACGCAATCGTTACGTCGTGGGCTATTGGGCCAACACCGAGCATTCGGGCAAGGGCTACATGCGCGCTGCATTGAGTCGATTGCTTGGTGGTTTTCCTGACGCCGCCTTCTACCTGAGCGCGTCATCGGCCAACGCCCGCAGTCAACGCCTGGCGGAGTCCGTCGGGTTCGAGCTGATCCGCGTGCACCCCGCAGCCCGCAACTCGGCGCAGCACGGCGTGCAAGACACACTGGCCTATCGCCTCAACACCAAACGCCAGGCAAAAAAAAGCCCGCGGGAGAGCGCGGGCGAACCGTAG
- the rimJ gene encoding ribosomal protein S5-alanine N-acetyltransferase — protein MPLFTLPCPRLTLAVLDPEQAVLEHDFYRRNQRHLAPWSPIRTDDYFSTEQIRRRLEVQASAFEAGLAVHLALLTPDGGQMIGACNFSGIIRGAFQACFLGYHIDEAHQGQGLMHEALEAGIAYMFDRQNLHRIMANYIPGNERSARLLERLGFEREGYAKAYLNIAGHWQDHVLTARVNERFEAEEQRWSRRLS, from the coding sequence ATGCCGCTGTTCACCCTGCCCTGCCCACGCCTGACGCTCGCCGTGCTCGATCCGGAGCAGGCGGTTCTGGAACACGACTTCTACCGACGCAACCAGCGTCACCTCGCCCCGTGGTCGCCGATCCGCACCGACGACTACTTTTCCACCGAGCAGATCCGCCGGCGCCTTGAGGTGCAGGCCAGCGCTTTCGAGGCCGGGCTGGCGGTACATTTGGCGCTGCTGACGCCGGACGGCGGGCAGATGATCGGTGCGTGCAATTTCAGCGGGATCATCCGCGGCGCGTTCCAGGCCTGCTTCCTGGGCTATCACATCGATGAGGCCCATCAGGGCCAGGGTCTGATGCATGAAGCGCTGGAGGCCGGCATCGCCTACATGTTCGACCGCCAGAACCTGCACCGGATCATGGCCAACTACATTCCCGGCAACGAGCGCAGTGCGCGGTTGCTGGAACGCCTGGGGTTCGAGCGCGAGGGTTACGCCAAGGCGTACCTGAACATCGCCGGGCACTGGCAGGACCATGTGCTGACGGCGCGGGTGAATGAGCGGTTCGAGGCAGAGGAGCAGCGCTGGTCGCGACGTCTTTCCTGA
- a CDS encoding ArnT family glycosyltransferase has translation MSRAASSLFLLAALLFFFALGNHQLQGSTEARVAGIAMEMHLDNDWVTPRLFGEPFLEKPPLSLWLDAGAMRVFGVSPWAVRLASAFAGLFSVMVLYTMLRRLGRPRAIAWTAGILLATMASYWSNVRGVGEDALLALGVTTALLAFFQGLRSPTMGNGLLFAAGIAVATLSKGVLGLAMPGVVIFAYLLADNLMDRRLKLGAWLRPGLLTALGLVPLLIWLAVLYQRGGAQAVGEVLLTNSVGRFSGSFVEAGHYEPFYYYLAKLPEAFLPWNILVYLGLWHFRKSLRANRYLLFFSLWIIAQFIMLTLASSKRTVYLMSMTPAAAVIAAEYAAVLFERLKGREHGFTGWLARHRRALASGLLALVIASYLGAAQWAMPRADRQLSFLPLTEQIQSMQANGQQVALFQANERLGGASVFYTQSLLKGLDTPAQLDAYLRDSPAHVAVMSGDSEPAAPLKVLKTMMVGRQAYYFVGY, from the coding sequence ATGTCGCGTGCCGCCTCTTCCCTGTTCCTGCTTGCCGCCCTGCTGTTCTTCTTCGCGTTGGGCAACCATCAACTGCAAGGCTCCACCGAGGCCCGGGTCGCCGGGATCGCCATGGAGATGCACCTGGACAACGACTGGGTGACGCCGCGCCTGTTCGGCGAACCGTTCCTGGAGAAACCGCCCCTGAGCCTGTGGCTGGACGCCGGCGCCATGCGCGTGTTCGGCGTGTCGCCGTGGGCGGTGCGGCTGGCGTCGGCGTTTGCCGGGCTGTTCAGCGTGATGGTGCTGTACACGATGCTGCGCCGCCTCGGACGGCCACGGGCCATCGCCTGGACGGCGGGGATTCTGCTGGCGACCATGGCCAGCTACTGGAGCAACGTGCGCGGCGTCGGCGAAGACGCCTTGCTGGCGCTCGGCGTGACCACCGCGCTGCTGGCGTTTTTCCAGGGCCTGCGTTCGCCGACGATGGGCAACGGCCTGCTGTTCGCCGCCGGGATCGCCGTCGCCACCCTGAGCAAAGGCGTGCTGGGCCTGGCCATGCCGGGGGTGGTGATCTTCGCGTACCTGCTGGCGGACAACCTGATGGACCGGCGCCTGAAGCTCGGCGCCTGGCTGCGTCCGGGCCTGCTGACGGCGTTGGGGCTGGTGCCGCTGCTGATCTGGCTGGCGGTGCTGTATCAGCGCGGCGGTGCGCAGGCGGTGGGCGAAGTGCTGCTGACCAACAGCGTCGGGCGCTTCAGCGGCTCCTTCGTGGAGGCCGGCCACTACGAACCGTTCTACTACTACCTGGCCAAACTGCCGGAAGCGTTCCTGCCGTGGAACATTCTGGTGTACCTGGGGCTGTGGCACTTTCGCAAAAGCCTGCGGGCCAACCGTTACCTGCTGTTTTTCAGCCTGTGGATCATTGCCCAGTTCATCATGCTGACCCTGGCCTCCAGCAAACGCACGGTGTACCTGATGTCGATGACCCCGGCCGCCGCTGTGATCGCGGCGGAGTACGCGGCGGTGCTGTTCGAACGACTGAAGGGCCGCGAGCACGGCTTCACCGGCTGGCTCGCCCGGCACCGCCGGGCCCTGGCGTCCGGCCTGCTGGCGCTGGTGATCGCCAGCTACCTGGGCGCGGCGCAGTGGGCGATGCCCCGGGCCGACCGTCAGTTGTCGTTCCTGCCGCTGACCGAGCAGATCCAGTCGATGCAGGCCAACGGCCAACAGGTGGCGCTGTTCCAGGCCAACGAGCGGCTGGGCGGCGCCAGCGTGTTCTACACCCAGAGCCTCCTCAAAGGCCTGGACACCCCCGCCCAACTGGACGCCTACCTGCGCGACTCGCCGGCCCACGTGGCGGTGATGTCCGGCGACAGCGAGCCCGCCGCGCCGCTCAAAGTGCTCAAGACCATGATGGTCGGGCGCCAGGCCTACTACTTCGTCGGCTACTGA
- a CDS encoding histidine phosphatase family protein, translating into MELRLSLFGVKRSLPLGGLARYRNAWVILAAALLAVPLTLWLLAPAAVPDLAHGNVAGARALAAGWARGDMIVLVRHVERCDHSKAPCLIGNDGITDRSRSVAVGVGAQFERLGLAHADIYNSPMLRTVQTAGYMFNRAATGEDWLINCKGRMLQDALAHKVPGRNLILVTHSECMAQLEKDLKVSASTPGYGASLFISAANPAAPKMLGLIEASDWRSVTAQ; encoded by the coding sequence GTGGAATTGAGACTGAGTCTGTTCGGGGTCAAACGCTCGCTCCCGCTGGGCGGCCTGGCCCGCTACCGCAATGCCTGGGTGATCCTGGCGGCCGCGCTGCTGGCGGTTCCCTTGACCCTGTGGCTGCTGGCGCCTGCGGCGGTGCCGGACCTGGCCCACGGCAACGTGGCCGGCGCCCGGGCGCTGGCGGCGGGGTGGGCCAGGGGCGACATGATCGTGCTGGTGCGCCATGTCGAGCGCTGCGACCACTCCAAGGCGCCTTGCCTGATCGGCAACGATGGCATCACCGACCGTTCGCGCAGCGTCGCCGTGGGCGTCGGCGCGCAGTTCGAGCGCCTGGGCCTGGCCCATGCCGACATCTACAACAGCCCGATGCTGCGCACCGTGCAGACCGCCGGCTACATGTTCAACCGGGCGGCGACCGGCGAGGACTGGCTGATCAACTGCAAGGGCCGGATGTTGCAGGACGCCCTTGCGCACAAGGTGCCGGGGCGCAACCTGATCCTGGTGACCCACAGCGAATGCATGGCGCAACTGGAAAAGGACCTGAAGGTCTCCGCTTCGACGCCCGGCTACGGCGCCTCCCTGTTCATTTCCGCCGCCAACCCGGCGGCACCGAAAATGCTCGGCCTCATCGAAGCCTCGGACTGGCGCTCGGTGACCGCCCAATGA